From the genome of Papaver somniferum cultivar HN1 unplaced genomic scaffold, ASM357369v1 unplaced-scaffold_21, whole genome shotgun sequence:
AAGAATAAGTATGGATGGGATCATCAAACACTTTAAAAACAACAaatctccaggtccagatggataTAACATGGAGTTCTACAAAGTGGCTTGGGAAGTTATCAAAAAAGACTTTATGGCAGTAATTAAAGAATTTGAGGAACAAAAGAAAACGGATTGGAGAATAAACTGCTCTTTTATAAGTCTCATTCCAAAAATTGAGCAGGTGGGTTGTACAAAAGAATTTAGACCAATCAGACTAATAAGCAGTGTGTATAAAGTGATCTCCAAGGTCCTTACTCAGAGATTCAAGTCTTTATTTCCAAAGTTAATTTTTGAAAACCAAGGGCTTTCATTGCTGACAAAAAGATCCTGAATGATATTTTGGTTGCAAAAGAACTCATTGCTCTAGATTCAAGTCAAAGAAAGCAGGGGATATTATACAAACTTGACATATAAAAAGCATTTGATAATGTCAGTTGGCACACTATCTCAAATGTGCTAAAGAGCTCAGGATTTGGAGAAAAATGGATCATCTAGATAGAATGTCTGTAACATCTGCTCAACATTCTCTACCGATAAATGGAAGCTCAAAAGAAAAATTCAAACCTCAAAAAGGTTTGAGACAGTGTAATCCACTATCACCTTTCCTTTTCATTGTTGTAGAAATATTCTCAAAGCTAATGAAGAATGCTGTGCAACTAAATATGATTTCAGGATTCTCTATCAACTCAATTCAGGTTTCTCATTTACAGTATGCATATGACACATTGGTTTTTCttgatgcaaaagaaaaagaagcagAGAATCTGGTGATAATTCTACATATTTTTGAAGCTAGAACAGGTTTATGTGTTAACTTCCTAAAAAGTGCAATTTTAAGCATAGGTGCAGATCATATCATTGAAGAAATGGCAGTACTTTTGAAATGTAAAATTGAGAAGTTGCTTCTCAAATATCTTGGAATTCCAGTGGGTGCAACTTCAAGAGAAAGCAGTATTTGGGACTCAGTGATAGagaaatttcaaaagaaattagCTCTATGGAAGAGGAAGTTCTTCACAAAGTCGGGGAGAGTCACACTAATCAGGACTTCATTATCCAGTCTACCAATATACTTCATGTCAATCTTTCACATGCCAACAAGTGTGGaacaaaaaactaaatcaaataaTGAGAAATTTTATGTGGGGGTCTACTGCAGACAAAAACAAGATTAATTGGATCAAATGGAAGAATGTCACTAAAGCAACGAGTTTAGGAGGTTTGGGGTTAAGAAATCTAAGAATCACAAACAAATCACTTCTTTCCATTGGTCCTGAAGattctgaaaagaaatacaacatGCACTTATGGAGAAGAATTATTCAAGAAAAGTTGAGAAACAAACTAGAAGCACTATGTGTGAAAGACTCAAATCTGTCAAAGGGCAAAGGCATGTGGATGAATATTCAAAAACAAAAGAAGTTATGAATAAGCTCACCACCTTAAAAGTCAACAGGGAAAATGCAATTTACTTCTGCTGGGATACTTGGACAGGTACACATATTTTGAAATCAAAATATCTTAATATATTCAAGATATCAACTGAGAAGGATGCATCAGGTCAAGACATGATTACAAATGGAATTTGGAATATCAAGTTAAGAAGAAACCTAAAAGATATAAAATAACATAAATGATATGCAATTATTTGCTGAATTGGGTGTTCCTCCAACTCTAGtagaagatatggaagatgaaCTTCAATGCACAAATTCTGGAGGTTTTACATCCGAGGTCTGCTATAAACGGTTGGTGGAACAACTCCCTGAAGCTCTTCACAGTGTTCCTTTCTCTTGCATATGGATTCCGTTTGTTCCTCCAAAGGTGCAGTTCTTCATTTGGTCTGCTTATCAAAATGTCATTCCCACAACAAACAACTTAATAAGAAGAGGGTGTCAGATACAAAACATACAATGCTCTCTCTGCAACCTACATCAAGAGTCTGTAAACCATATTCTTTTGTATTGTGATTTTACGTACGAGGTCTGAAATTATTTCATAGGTGGCTACAACATCAAATGGGTTCATGCTTGTTCATTATCAGCGCAACTCCAAGCATAAAAGTTTAAGAGAGGGAGAAACAAGGGAAGGAAAATTTGGCCTCTCATTATATTTGACATCCGCTGGGAAATATGGAATGAGAGAAATGCTAGAGTAATAACTCAAAAAAGACATAAACCTGTAGAGGAAATCATTTATTGAGATCAAACTCTTGATTTATACTTGGGAAGGTGCACATAACTGGTTTAATTCATACAGTTAATCACTCACTGGAAGGTGATTATAGATAGCTGAAATTATATATATGTAAATCTATAAAAATGGGGGTTGGACTTTTTGGGCTCGGCCTTATTACATTTTCCTTTTTATACGATCAACCTTTtaagtcaaaaaaaataaataaaaatagcgcaTGTGAATTTGGGACCTAGCtgactgttaattttgtttttcgtttTGCACAaaatattgcaataaataaaaatattgcaataaataaaaatattgcaCCCCtccccctagttagcaattcgggattcggcaaacgtacggaacggtaaacgtacgagtattatacgattttgtaaaatccagattcggtccaaaattcggtcaacgggacgtgattcttcagtaattcggaacggcatacgtacgtgtataattcgatttataaatgtga
Proteins encoded in this window:
- the LOC113339717 gene encoding uncharacterized protein LOC113339717; the encoded protein is MDGIIKHFKNNKSPGPDGYNMEFYKVAWEVIKKDFMAVIKEFEEQKKTDWRINCSFISLIPKIEQLAHYLKCAKELRIWRKMDHLDRMSVTSAQHSLPINGSSKEKFKPQKGLRQCNPLSPFLFIVVEIFSKLMKNAVQLNMISGFSINSIQVSHLQYAYDTLVFLDAKEKEAENLVIILHIFEARTGLCVNFLKSAILSIGADHIIEEMAVLLKCKIEKLLLKYLGIPVGATSRESSIWDSVIEKFQKKLALWKRKFFTKSGRVTLIRTSLSSLPIYFMSIFHMPTSVEQKTKSNNEKFYVGVYCRQKQD